A window of the Synchiropus splendidus isolate RoL2022-P1 chromosome 6, RoL_Sspl_1.0, whole genome shotgun sequence genome harbors these coding sequences:
- the hyal1 gene encoding LOW QUALITY PROTEIN: hyaluronidase-1 (The sequence of the model RefSeq protein was modified relative to this genomic sequence to represent the inferred CDS: inserted 2 bases in 1 codon) codes for MTGMRFFNADVLFILHVINLLPCLTSPALQLPQVPFLTVWNAPTAPCLSKFGIDLDLSIFTIVQNQNQSFLGDNITIFYSERLGLYPSYTADGVAVNGGLPQNASLNKHLQTAAEDIHRCIPDEDFQGLAVVDWESWRPVWERNWDTKEIYREQSKALVRSKHPDWSPLQVNMTAHVEFEAAARRFMEDTLTLGKKQRANGLWGFYGFPSCYNYYKDVNYTGECPAVDQGRNDKLLWLWNISAALYPNIYLPQELRSFGKEVFLYTHHRILEARRVSAQVQRPALPVLXTSTLDFLSQEHLIYTIGESAALGSAGVVLWGDHNFAKTQASCIAVKSYIDQTLGPYLVNVTSAATLCSRVLCSSNGRCTRKDPKSGVFLHLDPAAWKIVSDRTADRGRYDYKVLGQMGTKEVTNFQAGFQCRCYPGWTGVDCAKQLHQ; via the exons ATGACTG GTATGAGATTCTTTAATGCAGATGTGCTTTTCATCCTTCACGTTATTAACCTGCTTCCATGCCTGACATCGCCTGCCCTTCAATTACCCCAG GTTCCTTTCCTGACGGTCTGGAACGCCCCTACTGCCCCCTGTCTGTCTAAGTTTGGCATTGACCTGGATTTAAGTATATTCACCATCGTCCAGAACCAGAATCAGTCCTTTCTCGGCGACAACATAACCATCTTCTATTCAGAGCGACTGGGCTTATACCCCAGCTACACTGCGGACGGAGTGGCTGTCAATGGAGGACTCCCTCAGAACGCCAGCCTCAACAAGCACCTTCAAACTGCAGCTGAAGACATCCACAGGTGCATCCCAGATGAAGACTTCCAGGGCCTGGCCGTGGTGGACTGGGAGAGCTGGAGGCCTGTGTGGGAGAGGAACTGGGACACGAAGGAGATCTACCGGGAGCAGTCCAAGGCGCTGGTGAGATCCAAACATCCCGACTGGAGCCCTCTGCAAGTCAACATGACAGCCCACGTGGAGTTTGAGGCAGCAGCAAGAAGATTCATGGAGGACACGCTGACCCTGGGGAAGAAGCAGAGAGCCAACGGGCTGTGGGGCTTCTACGGTTTCCCAAGCTGctacaactactacaaagacgtGAACTACACCGGAGAGTGTCCTGCAGTGGACCAGGGCAGGAACGACAAGCTGCTCTGGCTGTGGAACATCTCAGCAGCCTTGTATCCTAACATCTATCTGCCTCAGGAGCTGCGCAGCTTCGGTAAAGAAGTTTTCCTCTACACGCACCATCGAATACTGGAGGCCAGGAGAGTCAGTGCTCAGGTGCAGCGACCTGCTCTGCCTGTGCT CACCAGCACTCTGGATTTCCTGTCCCAG GAGCATCTGATCTACACCATCGGTGAGAGCGCTGCTTTGGGATCAGCTGGAGTGGTGCTGTGGGGCGATCACAACTTTGCCAAAACACAG GCCTCCTGCATCGCCGTCAAATCCTACATCGACCAGACGCTGGGGCCCTACCTTGTGAATGTCACCTCTGCTGCCACTCTCTGCAGTCGAGTGCTGTGTTCCTCCAACGGGAGGTGCACGAGAAAAGACCCCAAGTCCGGAGTCTTTCTGCACCTGGACCCTGCTGCCTGGAAGATCGTCTCTGACAGAACCGCAGACAGGGGGCGCTATGACTACAAGGTGCTGGGACAGATGGGGACAAAGGAGGTGACCAACTTTCAGGCTGGGTTCCAGTGCAGGTGCTACCCTGGGTGGACTGGTGTAGACTGCGCAAAGCAACTGCACCAATAG
- the hyal2a gene encoding hyaluronidase-2 isoform X1 produces MSDGLFTAEEMSWTLSDWKAPLLFILLWGVIRAVDLKSTRWPLYSQKPLLLAWNAPTEDCAPRHGVRFQLEQFQIVASPNEGFVRQNLTIFYKDRLGLYPYYEDDGMPVNGGLPQVSSLSNHLDKMPEGVTKYIREGAKGLAVIDWEEWRPSWVRNWQTKMIYRKNSAELVQQKNPTWPRNQVERVATQEFELSAKKFMLETLKYAKSLRPNQLWGFYLFPDCYNHDYTRTLENYTGRCPDVERTRNNQLKWLWTESTALFPSIYMATVLRSSTSGRHFVRNRVKEGMRLASYGDGLARPVFVYTRPTYSNSMELLTEMDLVSTIGESVALGAAGIILWGDAQYASNKTSCSDLDSYLRGPLGKYLLNVSTAAELCSQTLCASHGRCLRRNPDADVYLHLSPLTHSITSQQGKLTVSGQLGAAEPSRFQAEFQCQCYSGYEGKACDQATVLQQKGAGCQCRASKLILFLLALCVFVSQVSSTGGVVV; encoded by the exons ATGAGTGACGGTCTGTTCACCGCAGAAGAGATGTCCTGGACTCTGTCTGACTGGAAGGCTCCCCTGCTCTTCATCCTGCTGTGGGGCGTCATCAGGGCCGTGGATCTGAAATCCACCAGATGGCCTCTTTATTCCCAAAAACCTCTGCTGCTCGCCTGGAATGCCCCGACTGAGGACTGTGCCCCTCGGCATGGTGTTCGCTTCCAGCTGGAGCAGTTCCAGATTGTGGCTTCGCCCAATGAAGGCTTTGTTCGACAGAACCTGACCATCTTTTATAAGGACCGTTTGGGCCTGTACCCGTATTATGAGGATGATGGGATGCCGGTGAACGGGGGCCTTCCGCAGGTCTCCAGCCTCAGCAATCACCTGGACAAGATGCCTGAAGGTGTCACCAAGTACATACGAGAAGGTGCGAAGGGCCTTGCTGTCATCGATTGGGAGGAATGGCGTCCGTCCTGGGTACGAAACTGGCAAACTAAAATGATTTACCGTAAAAATTCGGCCGAGCTGGTCCAGCAGAAGAACCCAACATGGCCTCGGAATCAGGTCGAGAGAGTGGCCACGCAGGAGTTTGAGCTGTCGGCTAAAAAGTTCATGCTCGAGACCCTTAAATATGCCAAAAGCCTGCGGCCCAACCAGCTGTGGGGGTTCTACCTGTTCCCCGACTGCTACAACCACGACTACACGCGGACCCTGGAGAATTACACCGGCCGCTGCCCTGACGTGGAGCGGACTCGCAACAATCAACTCAAGTGGCTGTGGACTGAGAGCACGGCGCTGTTTCCGTCCATCTACATGGCCACGGTGCTGCGCTCCTCCACTTCCGGCCGCCACTTTGTCAGGAACCGGGTGAAGGAGGGGATGCGCCTGGCTTCGTACGGGGACGGCCTGGCACGTCCTGTCTTTGTCTACACCCGACCCACCTATTCCAACTCCATGGAACTTCTGACCGAG ATGGACCTGGTCTCCACCATCGGGGAGAGCGTGGCCCTGGGCGCAGCAGGGATCATCCTGTGGGGAGACGCTCAGTATGCGAGCAACAAA ACCAGCTGCTCCGACCTGGACTCGTATCTAAGAGGTCCGCTGGGCAAATATCTCCTGAATGTCTCCACGGCTGCGGAGCTGTGCAGCCAGACGCTGTGTGCCTCTCACGGACGGTGTCTACGCAGAAACCCGGACGCTGACGTTTACCTGCACCTGAGCCCACTCACCCACAGCATCACCAGCCAGCAGGGCAAGTTGACAGTCAGCGGTCAGCTGGGCGCCGCGGAGCCCTCCAGATTTCAGGCTGAGTTTCAGTGCCAGTGCTACAGCGGGTATGAGGGCAAGGCCTGCGATCAGGCCACCGTCCTCCAACAGAAGGGGGCCGGGTGTCAATGCAGAGCCTCAAAGCTCATCTTGTTCTTGCTggctctgtgtgtttttgtgtcacaGGTCAGCTCCACAGGAGGCGTAGTAGTATGA
- the hyal2a gene encoding hyaluronidase-2 isoform X2 produces MRHRSLWKEEMSWTLSDWKAPLLFILLWGVIRAVDLKSTRWPLYSQKPLLLAWNAPTEDCAPRHGVRFQLEQFQIVASPNEGFVRQNLTIFYKDRLGLYPYYEDDGMPVNGGLPQVSSLSNHLDKMPEGVTKYIREGAKGLAVIDWEEWRPSWVRNWQTKMIYRKNSAELVQQKNPTWPRNQVERVATQEFELSAKKFMLETLKYAKSLRPNQLWGFYLFPDCYNHDYTRTLENYTGRCPDVERTRNNQLKWLWTESTALFPSIYMATVLRSSTSGRHFVRNRVKEGMRLASYGDGLARPVFVYTRPTYSNSMELLTEMDLVSTIGESVALGAAGIILWGDAQYASNKTSCSDLDSYLRGPLGKYLLNVSTAAELCSQTLCASHGRCLRRNPDADVYLHLSPLTHSITSQQGKLTVSGQLGAAEPSRFQAEFQCQCYSGYEGKACDQATVLQQKGAGCQCRASKLILFLLALCVFVSQVSSTGGVVV; encoded by the exons AAGAGATGTCCTGGACTCTGTCTGACTGGAAGGCTCCCCTGCTCTTCATCCTGCTGTGGGGCGTCATCAGGGCCGTGGATCTGAAATCCACCAGATGGCCTCTTTATTCCCAAAAACCTCTGCTGCTCGCCTGGAATGCCCCGACTGAGGACTGTGCCCCTCGGCATGGTGTTCGCTTCCAGCTGGAGCAGTTCCAGATTGTGGCTTCGCCCAATGAAGGCTTTGTTCGACAGAACCTGACCATCTTTTATAAGGACCGTTTGGGCCTGTACCCGTATTATGAGGATGATGGGATGCCGGTGAACGGGGGCCTTCCGCAGGTCTCCAGCCTCAGCAATCACCTGGACAAGATGCCTGAAGGTGTCACCAAGTACATACGAGAAGGTGCGAAGGGCCTTGCTGTCATCGATTGGGAGGAATGGCGTCCGTCCTGGGTACGAAACTGGCAAACTAAAATGATTTACCGTAAAAATTCGGCCGAGCTGGTCCAGCAGAAGAACCCAACATGGCCTCGGAATCAGGTCGAGAGAGTGGCCACGCAGGAGTTTGAGCTGTCGGCTAAAAAGTTCATGCTCGAGACCCTTAAATATGCCAAAAGCCTGCGGCCCAACCAGCTGTGGGGGTTCTACCTGTTCCCCGACTGCTACAACCACGACTACACGCGGACCCTGGAGAATTACACCGGCCGCTGCCCTGACGTGGAGCGGACTCGCAACAATCAACTCAAGTGGCTGTGGACTGAGAGCACGGCGCTGTTTCCGTCCATCTACATGGCCACGGTGCTGCGCTCCTCCACTTCCGGCCGCCACTTTGTCAGGAACCGGGTGAAGGAGGGGATGCGCCTGGCTTCGTACGGGGACGGCCTGGCACGTCCTGTCTTTGTCTACACCCGACCCACCTATTCCAACTCCATGGAACTTCTGACCGAG ATGGACCTGGTCTCCACCATCGGGGAGAGCGTGGCCCTGGGCGCAGCAGGGATCATCCTGTGGGGAGACGCTCAGTATGCGAGCAACAAA ACCAGCTGCTCCGACCTGGACTCGTATCTAAGAGGTCCGCTGGGCAAATATCTCCTGAATGTCTCCACGGCTGCGGAGCTGTGCAGCCAGACGCTGTGTGCCTCTCACGGACGGTGTCTACGCAGAAACCCGGACGCTGACGTTTACCTGCACCTGAGCCCACTCACCCACAGCATCACCAGCCAGCAGGGCAAGTTGACAGTCAGCGGTCAGCTGGGCGCCGCGGAGCCCTCCAGATTTCAGGCTGAGTTTCAGTGCCAGTGCTACAGCGGGTATGAGGGCAAGGCCTGCGATCAGGCCACCGTCCTCCAACAGAAGGGGGCCGGGTGTCAATGCAGAGCCTCAAAGCTCATCTTGTTCTTGCTggctctgtgtgtttttgtgtcacaGGTCAGCTCCACAGGAGGCGTAGTAGTATGA